A region of the Candidatus Uhrbacteria bacterium genome:
CGCGGTAAGATCATCGTTGATTCATCTATTGATGAAGCTGGAGCCAAGGCTGCGGCATTATCGGATGAGAATGTGAAGAAGTATTTGGAAGGTAAAGAACCTAAGCAGGTGAGATATATTGCCGGTAAATTGTTAAGTATTGTTGTATGAAGCCGGTAAGAAAAGTCGTGATTCCGGTGGCAGGCTTTGGCACGCGGTTTTTGCCGGCGACCAAGGCGATGCCCAAGGAAATGTTGCCGATTATCGATAAGCCGGTGATTCAATATATTGTTGAAGAAGCGGTAGCATCAGGAATTACCGATGTTATTTTGGTGACAAGCCATACCAAGCGCCCTGTCGAGGATCACTTTGATGAGAGCCCGATGCTGGAGAGTTGGCTTACGAGTCAGGGTAAGCAGCGCGCATTGGAGGAGATCAAAGAGATTTCTAAGCTTGCGAATTTTGTGTACGTGCGTCAGAAAGGCCCGTATGGAAATGCGACGCCGATCATGAATGCACGGCATGTGATCGGAGATGAGCCGTTTGCCGTATTGTTTGGTGATGATGTATTTGATTCTGAGCGTCCGCGCTTGCGACAATTGCTGGATGTTTACGAAAAGTATGGCGATCCAGTGTTAACGGCGATCAAAACGGATGATGAAGGAACAAAGAAGTATGGAGTGATTGATCCAGGCTCGAATGTCGGAGAACGTGTTTGTCAGATTAAGGGGGTGGTTGAGAAGCCAGGGCCTGAAAAGGCGCCATCGAGACTGGCGAGTGTTGGCGGATATATTCTGACGCCGGATATCTTTGAGCAGATCGAGCAATTGAAGCCTGGCGTTGGGGGAGAGTATGTTTTATTGGATGCGATCTCGCTTCTTATGAAAAAACGGGCGGTGTATGCGTGTGAAATCGAGGGAGAATATCATGATACAGGTACCAAGATCGGATGGTTGAAAGCCAATTTGGCCTATGCGCTGAAACGTGATGATTTAGGCAAAGAGACGCGCGACATGCTAAAATCGATTCGTTAACGCGAATCGATTTTATGAATCACAAAATCAAAAAGCTCATTGCCGTCGTGGCGCTTGTCGCTCTTTCCGGCCAAGGCTGCACCAGAGCGCCTTCTGCCGATGCTGTCCGCGCGTCACAGCCAGTGACTTTGAAGGTCTGGGGAGTTGTTGATGATGTTGATGTCTATCAGGATTTGCTGGCGGCTTATCGTGTGACGCATCCGAATGTTCAGGTCGAGTATCGCCGTTTTCGCTTGGAAGAATATAAAGATCAATTGTTGAATGCCCTAGCAGAGGATCGCGGACCTGATGTCTTTTTGATTCATAACACATGGACGAGCGAGTATCTGACAAAGATTGTTCCGATGCCGCGCACCACGAGAACCGCCTATCGCACCGTTACGGGAACTATTAAGAAGGAGCTGACATGGGAATTGCGTACAGAGCCGACGCTCGCGCTTATCGATTTCAAGAATCAGTACGCCGATGTCGTTCAGCATGATTTACTGCGTACGATTGATGTTTCCACGGATACCAACGTGAAGGACTTTCAAGAGAAGATCATGGGCGTACCAGTTGGTGTTGATACGATGGCTCTCTACTACAATAAGGATTTGTTGAATGCGGCCGGTATTCCGACGCCGCCGGAGAACTGGGCCCAATTTTCTGATCAGGTGAAGCGATTGACCAAGCTCGACAGCCAGGGAAATGTTACGCAATCGGCGGCGGGTATTGGTACAGCAAACAATGTCGAGCGGGCAACCGACTTGGTGTCTTTGCTCATGATCCAGAATGGTCAGACGATGGAGGATGATGCGGGCTATCCGATTTTCCATAAGATTCCTGCGGCATTGAGCCGTGATAATCCGCCTTCCTTTCAAGCGCTGGAGTTTTATACGGACTTCGCTAACCCTAATAAGGACGTTTATACCTGGAATGACACGATGCCTAACTCGCTTGAGGCATTTGTATCTGGTCGCGCTGCATTCTTCTTTGGCTACGCGTATCAATATGACTTGATCCGTGCACGGGCTCCAAAGATCAATCTTGGTTTGGCTAAAGCTCCTCAGATTGAAGGTAATCCGCAGAAAAATTACGCCAATTATTGGAACTGGGTGGTTGCCAAGAAATCGACGAATCAGGATTTGGCTTGGAATTTCTTGATGCAGCTCACCCAGCCAGATGTTTTGCAAAAAGTTTTGGATAAGGCCAAGCGTCCGAGTGCGCGTAAGTCTTTGCTGACGGCGCAGCTGCAGGATGAGCGTGTTGGCGTGTTTGCGGCGCAGGTTTTGACGGCCACGAGCTGGTATCGCGGTAAGGATTCTGCGGCGATGGAACGATCATTCCGCGAGATGATCACGTCCGTAGTGAATGGTGTGACCGCTCTGAAGGCCGTACGGTTTGCCGCAGACCAAATCGCGTTAACGATTCAGTAAGTGGTATGATGGGGACTATGAACAGTAAGCAAAGAACAAAGAGTATCTGGTCGGTGCTTGCCCTCCTGCTCTCTGTTTTCTTGTTCTCCGTTCCTTCCGGCGTGCTTGCTATTGAATGCCCGCCACAAGCGTCTGACTTGAACTCAGCGCAAATTGCGGCTTTTGGCGATCTCACGCTGATGAGTTGTCAGAATTTATCAGCTGAAGTATCTGGGCCTGATCGGTCGCGGCGCTGTGTTTCCGGCGCTTGTCCCGGCGGAACTGATACGATGTGCTGCATGCCAGGCACGGGTGCCTCGCGCGGATTGGGCGGGGAGGAACCGTCAGCACCAGCTGGTGGAGGCGGTGGTGGGGGTGTGCTCCGACTTCAGCTGCCGGCGTGCGTCGCGGATGGAAATTGCGGATTGGATGACATTGTTGAGACGGGTGTGAACTTTGCCAACTTCTTGTTTGGTATTTCCGGCGCGATTTTTCTTGCGATCTTTGTTTACGCCGGATTCAAGTATATTTTCTTTGCTTCTCAATCGAGCGAGGTTTCGGCAGCCAAAGGCATGCTCGTGAATGCAACGATTGGTATTATCTTGATGTTTGGTGCAAGCGCGCTTGTGACAACCGTTTACAACGCATTCCGCGCCGGTGGTTCCGGTGGGGATGCCCGCTGTACCGCGTCGTTTCCCGCAAATTCTTGTCAGCCGCTTTCTGCTAACTGGGAAGATGTGACGGCTCGCAACGCGGAAATCCGTGACAGAAGCTGTCAGCCGGGATTGTGCGGGGATGATAATCGTTTGGTCTGTTGTCCGACGGAAGCTGCTCGCTAATATGACTCGATTACACTCTCTTTCCCAGCTTATCAAGATTCTATCGATGGCGATCGTATTATTACTTGTTTTTCCGACAAATTCTTTTGCTGCAATTGGGGCCGCTTGCGATGTAAGCGGTGAATGTGGTGCGGGAGAAAATTGTGATAATGAAGCGGGTGGCTCGAGAACCTGTCGGCTGCCCATCGGAGCAGCTTGTACATCAAGTGCACAGTGTAGATTGGAAAGTCCTTGTACAGCAGGTACGTGTACACCCTCATCAGGTGCCCCTCCCTCGGCCCCTGTTCCAGCACCGTCCGCTGGAGGAAGTTGTCCATGCACATGTACGATTCAAACGGGTACCGGCCCGCAAAGTGTTTCTATTAGCGGAGGGATAACCGGCGTAGGTACTCCGACCGGTCCGGCGACGCGTGCGGAAGCGCAGACGGCTTGTCAGACAGCGTGTCAGGCACAGGCAGCAACGAGGACTGGAACGCTAACGACCGCGGCGCTTGAGGGGTGTCCGGCCTCTTTGTTTGGAGCGGGCGGAGCCGGTACCGGTGCGTCAGGGACGGGAGACGGCTCAGGGAGTGGGGATGCCGGCTCCATTGCTCTGTATAATCCTCTGGACGCCGAGGTCGGCGTTGCGGAATTTATTAGCCGTGGTTTGCGCGGGGTTATTGGTTTTGTGGGTGCGCTCGCCTTGCTCATGTTTGTGTACGGCGGTGTGATGTGGATGACGGCGGGGGATAGCAAGCGTATCGATACCGCCAAGGAGATTTTGAAAAACTCGACCATTGGGCTTGTGCTGATCTTTTTCTCGTATAGCATCGTTTCCGTTGTCTTCAGTCTTTTGGGGAGCTCGTAATATGACTATCGTATCGCGTAAGCCGCAACTTGCTAGTCTATGGATGGTCGGTGTATTTCTTTTTTCGTTTTTGGTATCTGCGATGCCGACGAGCGTATCCGCGCAGCCATTTTGCTGGTGTAAAATTGCAGATGGAACGTGTTCACAGCACGGAGCGCGTGTTGGCGAATCGCCGCGTCAGGTGACGCAGTGCGGTGATGCTCCTGCAGGAGCATCTGATACGGATCGACTTACGTACTGTAATACGTATTGTTCGAGCCGCGGTTGGCGTGCCGTTCACTGTGAGACGGGGTATAATAATTATTATCAATCGGATAGCACTCCTGATGAGGCAAATCGCTGT
Encoded here:
- a CDS encoding UTP--glucose-1-phosphate uridylyltransferase translates to MKPVRKVVIPVAGFGTRFLPATKAMPKEMLPIIDKPVIQYIVEEAVASGITDVILVTSHTKRPVEDHFDESPMLESWLTSQGKQRALEEIKEISKLANFVYVRQKGPYGNATPIMNARHVIGDEPFAVLFGDDVFDSERPRLRQLLDVYEKYGDPVLTAIKTDDEGTKKYGVIDPGSNVGERVCQIKGVVEKPGPEKAPSRLASVGGYILTPDIFEQIEQLKPGVGGEYVLLDAISLLMKKRAVYACEIEGEYHDTGTKIGWLKANLAYALKRDDLGKETRDMLKSIR
- a CDS encoding extracellular solute-binding protein, encoding MNHKIKKLIAVVALVALSGQGCTRAPSADAVRASQPVTLKVWGVVDDVDVYQDLLAAYRVTHPNVQVEYRRFRLEEYKDQLLNALAEDRGPDVFLIHNTWTSEYLTKIVPMPRTTRTAYRTVTGTIKKELTWELRTEPTLALIDFKNQYADVVQHDLLRTIDVSTDTNVKDFQEKIMGVPVGVDTMALYYNKDLLNAAGIPTPPENWAQFSDQVKRLTKLDSQGNVTQSAAGIGTANNVERATDLVSLLMIQNGQTMEDDAGYPIFHKIPAALSRDNPPSFQALEFYTDFANPNKDVYTWNDTMPNSLEAFVSGRAAFFFGYAYQYDLIRARAPKINLGLAKAPQIEGNPQKNYANYWNWVVAKKSTNQDLAWNFLMQLTQPDVLQKVLDKAKRPSARKSLLTAQLQDERVGVFAAQVLTATSWYRGKDSAAMERSFREMITSVVNGVTALKAVRFAADQIALTIQ